One region of Glutamicibacter sp. B1 genomic DNA includes:
- a CDS encoding MFS transporter, with amino-acid sequence MPLGLIALAIGAFGIGLTEFVIMGLLPDVANDFAVSEAAAGWLISGYALSVVVGALGLTAATVRLPRKPVLVGLLVLFVVGNSLTALASTYEVAMIGRVIAALCHGAFFGIGSVVASDMVPANKKAGAIAIMFTGLTAANVLGVPFGTLLGQYSGWRSTFWAISGIGVLALIGILVLVPAIKHVAEGISLREELGAFKSLQVWLSLGLTILGYGGMFGAFTYIAYTLTEITGFNATTVPWLLMLFGVGLFVGNWIGGRMADKSIDRTLLFFIAALLVVLVVFGFVANNQIATIVALLLMGGFGFGTVPGLQSRIMQYAGNAPTLASGANIGAFNAGNALGAWAGGLGIAAGLGYTSPIWIGAVITFAALILVLVAMGLAKKAVTAPELVTAS; translated from the coding sequence ATGCCGCTCGGCCTTATTGCGTTGGCTATCGGTGCCTTTGGTATCGGGCTTACTGAATTTGTCATCATGGGCCTGTTGCCAGACGTGGCCAACGACTTCGCTGTCAGCGAGGCTGCTGCTGGCTGGCTCATTTCCGGATATGCACTGAGCGTAGTGGTTGGAGCGTTGGGTCTCACCGCAGCCACCGTCCGACTGCCACGCAAACCAGTGCTCGTTGGTTTGCTGGTCCTATTCGTCGTTGGCAACTCGCTCACCGCCCTTGCCTCAACCTACGAAGTGGCCATGATTGGCCGCGTCATCGCCGCCCTGTGTCACGGTGCATTCTTTGGCATCGGCTCGGTGGTCGCATCCGATATGGTTCCGGCCAACAAGAAGGCTGGCGCTATTGCCATCATGTTTACCGGCTTGACGGCCGCTAATGTTCTGGGTGTGCCATTCGGTACCCTTCTTGGCCAGTACTCGGGCTGGCGCTCTACATTCTGGGCAATCTCCGGTATTGGTGTCCTCGCATTGATTGGCATTCTCGTGCTGGTTCCAGCTATCAAGCACGTTGCCGAAGGAATTTCTCTGCGTGAAGAGCTTGGTGCCTTCAAGTCCCTTCAGGTTTGGCTGTCACTGGGTCTGACCATCCTGGGATACGGTGGCATGTTCGGTGCCTTCACCTACATTGCCTACACCTTGACCGAAATCACCGGCTTCAACGCAACCACCGTGCCATGGCTACTGATGCTCTTCGGCGTCGGCCTCTTCGTGGGTAACTGGATCGGTGGTCGTATGGCCGACAAGAGCATTGACCGCACCCTGCTCTTCTTCATCGCAGCGCTACTAGTAGTGCTTGTAGTCTTCGGTTTCGTGGCGAACAATCAGATCGCAACCATCGTTGCTCTGCTGCTCATGGGCGGCTTTGGCTTCGGTACTGTTCCCGGTTTGCAAAGCCGCATCATGCAGTACGCAGGCAATGCGCCAACCTTGGCATCAGGGGCAAACATCGGTGCCTTCAACGCAGGTAACGCACTGGGTGCTTGGGCCGGAGGCCTGGGCATCGCTGCAGGACTGGGTTACACCTCGCCAATCTGGATCGGCGCCGTTATTACCTTCGCTGCCTTGATCCTCGTGCTCGTAGCCATGGGCTTGGCTAAGAAGGCAGTGACCGCACCCGAGCTAGTCACAGCTAGCTAA
- a CDS encoding aldo/keto reductase, which produces MTTTIPTITLNNGVEMPQVGFGVFQVPNEETTAAVSSALKAGYRSIDTAAIYGNEEGVGKALAQSGIAREELFITSKIWIADMGYEATLEAFDASLQRLGLDYLDLFLIHWPAPEKDLYVETWKALEKLYSEKKIRAIGVSNFQPEHLNKLIAEGTVVPAVNQVELHPALQNREVIAVNAKHGVVTEAWSPLAQGAMLTDETILAIAEAHKVSAAQVILRWHLQQGRVIIPKSVTESRIIANLDLFGFELSGDELASIDALDRDGRTGPNPDTFNG; this is translated from the coding sequence ATGACTACCACAATCCCGACGATCACCCTGAACAATGGCGTTGAAATGCCTCAGGTTGGTTTTGGTGTCTTTCAGGTTCCCAACGAGGAAACTACTGCAGCCGTGTCATCTGCACTGAAGGCAGGTTACCGCAGCATCGATACCGCCGCGATCTACGGTAATGAAGAGGGTGTTGGCAAGGCCTTGGCTCAGTCCGGCATTGCTCGCGAGGAACTGTTCATCACCTCCAAGATCTGGATCGCAGACATGGGCTACGAGGCAACCCTTGAGGCTTTTGACGCAAGTCTTCAGCGCCTAGGCCTGGATTACTTGGACCTGTTCCTCATTCACTGGCCAGCTCCTGAAAAGGATCTCTATGTTGAAACGTGGAAGGCTCTGGAGAAACTGTATTCAGAGAAGAAGATCCGCGCCATTGGCGTGTCGAACTTCCAGCCAGAGCACCTGAACAAGCTGATTGCTGAGGGAACCGTGGTTCCGGCTGTGAATCAGGTTGAGCTTCACCCAGCACTGCAGAACCGTGAAGTCATTGCCGTCAATGCCAAGCATGGCGTTGTCACCGAAGCATGGAGCCCATTGGCTCAGGGCGCGATGCTCACCGACGAAACGATTCTCGCGATTGCCGAGGCCCACAAGGTGAGCGCAGCTCAGGTAATCCTGCGCTGGCACCTGCAGCAGGGACGAGTGATCATCCCTAAGTCGGTCACCGAATCGCGCATCATTGCCAACCTTGACCTGTTCGGTTTTGAACTGAGCGGCGACGAGCTGGCCAGCATTGACGCTCTTGACCGTGATGGTCGTACCGGTCCAAACCCGGACACCTTCAATGGCTAA
- a CDS encoding LysR family transcriptional regulator yields MELHQLRILRELADLGSVNAVAKALFVSPSAVSQHLTQLQRGFSVPLTQKDGRRLVLTSEGKLLASAAASVASTLAEASAQIRTAEQDRDVPIHIAGFHSIGQTVFAQLLALPTGSLPPLRFSDEDVSQQDFPALTSSYDLVLAHRMPHTAPWPKDRITVIPLAFEPLDIAIHKENPLAEFEQLTPEQVIDERWVVSRSGYSPADVLETIAALAGKAPTIEHRVNDYATAGALVAASNCLGILPRYTARNTLDDSVTLRPIKGLNSGRQIDLLLRAEHLHRSAINDVIEAIRTQVQRLITV; encoded by the coding sequence ATGGAATTACATCAGCTGAGGATCCTGCGTGAACTGGCGGATCTTGGTAGCGTCAACGCGGTAGCCAAAGCACTTTTCGTCTCACCCTCGGCTGTTTCCCAACACCTGACCCAGCTCCAACGCGGATTCTCCGTTCCATTGACCCAGAAGGACGGTCGGCGCCTAGTCCTCACGTCCGAGGGGAAGTTGCTGGCCTCCGCGGCAGCATCCGTGGCCTCCACCCTTGCTGAGGCGTCGGCGCAAATTCGCACAGCCGAGCAAGATCGTGACGTGCCCATTCATATCGCAGGTTTCCATTCCATTGGGCAAACCGTGTTCGCGCAGCTGCTGGCCCTGCCTACCGGCTCCCTACCGCCGCTGCGTTTTTCCGATGAGGATGTTTCCCAGCAAGATTTTCCAGCGCTAACTTCTTCCTATGATCTTGTTCTCGCACACCGCATGCCACACACGGCGCCCTGGCCCAAAGACCGCATCACCGTCATTCCACTAGCCTTCGAACCTTTGGACATCGCCATCCACAAGGAGAATCCGTTGGCCGAGTTTGAACAGCTCACTCCCGAACAGGTCATCGATGAACGTTGGGTGGTGTCTCGTTCGGGGTACTCCCCCGCCGATGTTCTGGAAACCATTGCCGCTTTGGCAGGTAAGGCACCAACAATTGAGCATCGGGTCAACGACTACGCCACCGCCGGCGCTCTCGTGGCAGCCAGTAACTGCCTTGGTATTTTGCCTCGATATACGGCACGAAACACCCTGGACGACTCGGTGACTTTACGACCAATTAAGGGGTTAAACTCCGGTCGACAAATCGACCTCTTACTCAGGGCAGAACACCTGCACAGAAGTGCGATAAACGATGTCATTGAGGCAATCCGGACGCAGGTTCAACGGCTCATCACCGTTTAA
- the tdh gene encoding L-threonine 3-dehydrogenase, which translates to MKALYKSGPHAGLELVDRPEPEVGVHDVKIRVMTTGICGTDLHIEAYDDAAKAMINTPLVPGHEFYGEVVETGSFVHGVKVGDRVSGEGHVVCGMCRNCRAGRKQMCINVDSVGVQRDGAFAEYVVIPESNVYIHRDERITPLLGAIFDPFGNAVHTALQFPMIGEDVLITGAGPIGLMAAAVARHIGARKIAITDISDQRLELAQSMGVDLTVNVGATRINQAQRDLGMVEGFDYGMEMSGHSSALPEMIENMNHGGKICMLGLPNSSIDINWGKVVTHMLTLKGIYGREMFETWYAMSAMLTSSDVMRERISSVVTDFVPATEWKQGFEAARGGHGGKVVLDWSVFAS; encoded by the coding sequence ATGAAAGCACTGTACAAATCTGGACCGCATGCAGGACTGGAACTCGTGGACCGACCAGAACCAGAAGTCGGTGTGCACGACGTCAAAATTCGCGTCATGACCACCGGTATTTGCGGGACTGATCTACATATCGAAGCCTATGATGATGCCGCCAAAGCCATGATTAACACGCCACTGGTTCCCGGGCACGAGTTCTACGGTGAAGTGGTGGAGACTGGTTCTTTTGTTCACGGCGTTAAGGTTGGCGATCGTGTTTCCGGTGAAGGCCACGTGGTGTGCGGTATGTGCCGCAACTGCCGCGCCGGACGCAAACAAATGTGCATCAACGTTGATTCTGTCGGCGTGCAACGCGATGGCGCTTTCGCGGAATACGTGGTGATCCCGGAAAGTAACGTGTACATCCACCGCGATGAACGCATCACCCCACTGCTCGGAGCCATTTTTGATCCCTTCGGCAACGCGGTACACACCGCATTACAGTTCCCGATGATCGGTGAAGATGTCCTGATCACCGGTGCTGGACCCATCGGTTTGATGGCCGCTGCGGTGGCCCGCCACATCGGGGCCCGCAAGATTGCTATCACCGATATTTCAGATCAACGACTCGAACTAGCACAATCCATGGGTGTGGACCTGACGGTGAACGTCGGCGCCACACGAATCAATCAGGCACAGCGTGATCTGGGAATGGTTGAAGGCTTTGACTACGGCATGGAAATGTCCGGACACTCCAGCGCATTGCCCGAAATGATTGAAAACATGAATCATGGCGGCAAGATCTGCATGCTCGGCCTGCCAAACTCCTCCATCGATATCAACTGGGGCAAAGTTGTCACCCACATGCTCACCCTCAAGGGCATCTACGGCCGCGAAATGTTTGAAACTTGGTACGCCATGAGCGCCATGCTCACCAGCTCAGATGTGATGCGTGAACGGATCTCTTCGGTCGTCACCGACTTTGTCCCAGCCACCGAATGGAAGCAGGGCTTTGAGGCTGCCCGCGGCGGTCACGGCGGCAAGGTCGTGCTCGACTGGAGCGTTTTCGCAAGCTAA
- a CDS encoding glycine C-acetyltransferase: MYTDLKDQLAVELDQLKTSGLFKAERHIDSAQSASIMAGSLGTEARPVLNFCANNYLGLADNEQIIDAAKAAMDERGFGMASVRFICGTQDLHLELESKLSKFLGTEDTILFSSCFDANGGVFESLFGKEDAIISDALNHASIIDGIRLSKAARFRYANQDMDDLETQLQAAAQLNDGAGARRTIIVTDGVFSMDGYLAPLEAICDLADKYKALVMVDDSHAVGFMGATGAGTPEHAGVSDRVDIYTGTFGKALGGASGGYVSGRGEIVAMLRQKARPYLFSNSLAPSIVAATLKALDLVVDSNDLREKLFENAAHFRRRMSEEGFELLDGEHAIIPVMFADAIKAAEVAAKMLDRGVFVTAFSYPVVPQGAARIRVQLSAAHSAEDIEACVQAFVASR; the protein is encoded by the coding sequence ATGTACACCGATCTTAAAGACCAACTGGCCGTCGAACTCGATCAGCTGAAGACCTCCGGCCTATTCAAAGCCGAACGCCATATTGACTCAGCACAATCCGCCTCCATCATGGCCGGTTCACTAGGCACCGAAGCCCGCCCGGTACTGAACTTCTGCGCGAACAACTACCTGGGTCTAGCCGATAACGAGCAGATCATCGACGCTGCCAAAGCTGCGATGGATGAGCGTGGCTTTGGTATGGCTTCGGTGCGTTTCATCTGCGGAACCCAGGACCTGCACCTTGAGCTCGAATCCAAGCTTTCCAAGTTCCTTGGCACCGAAGATACCATCCTGTTCTCCAGCTGTTTTGACGCCAACGGTGGCGTTTTCGAATCCCTTTTTGGCAAGGAAGACGCCATCATTTCTGATGCGCTGAACCACGCCTCAATCATCGATGGCATCCGTCTGTCCAAGGCAGCGCGCTTCCGCTACGCCAACCAGGATATGGATGACTTGGAGACTCAGCTGCAGGCTGCCGCGCAGCTTAATGATGGGGCGGGCGCTCGCCGAACCATCATCGTCACCGACGGTGTCTTCTCCATGGACGGCTACCTTGCACCATTGGAAGCCATCTGCGATCTGGCGGACAAATACAAAGCGCTGGTCATGGTTGATGACTCTCACGCCGTGGGCTTCATGGGGGCGACCGGCGCAGGCACCCCGGAACACGCAGGCGTCTCGGACCGTGTAGATATCTACACCGGAACCTTCGGCAAGGCCTTGGGCGGAGCCTCCGGTGGTTATGTTTCAGGTCGCGGCGAGATTGTGGCGATGCTACGCCAGAAGGCACGTCCCTACCTGTTCTCTAACTCCTTGGCTCCATCAATCGTCGCGGCCACGCTCAAGGCCCTTGATCTTGTGGTGGACTCCAATGACCTGCGCGAAAAGCTCTTCGAAAACGCTGCTCATTTCCGTCGCCGGATGAGCGAAGAAGGTTTTGAACTGCTTGACGGTGAACACGCCATCATTCCGGTCATGTTCGCCGATGCCATCAAGGCCGCGGAAGTTGCTGCAAAAATGCTTGATCGTGGAGTTTTTGTCACCGCCTTCAGCTACCCCGTGGTGCCCCAGGGAGCTGCCCGTATCCGCGTGCAGCTATCCGCGGCGCATTCGGCTGAAGATATCGAGGCCTGCGTCCAGGCATTCGTCGCTAGTCGCTGA